Proteins from one Planctomyces sp. SH-PL62 genomic window:
- a CDS encoding DUF1501 domain-containing protein has translation MSRPQPLGISRRALLQNAACGFGYLAFAGLAAQAAEAEAKANPLAPKPPHLPARAKRVIFMFMHGGPSQVDTFDYKPDLAKYSGEPAPWVKRPARLRPTPWRFARHGECGRWVSELFPNVARHADDLCVINSMHTEGRSHGEAALRLHTGTASFVRPSLGSWVTYGLGTENGNLPGFVTIAPPRGHGGVQNYSSAFLPAIYQGTAIGTADVPVNGATIPFLANAETPRARQRRQLDLIQQLNRTHLERSEGDAQIEGMVQSYELAFRMQSAAPGVLDLAGETEATRRLYGVGTPETDDFGRQCLLARRFTEAGVRFVQISTGYLWDQHDKLVSGHEKIARAVDLPIAGLLADLKARGLLDDTLVFWGAEFGRTPYTEGVDGRDHNPEGYSVWLAGGGVKGGVAHGRTDEFGFAAVEDKVHYHDLHATILHLLGLDHERLTYRYSGRDFRLTDVYGRVVREILA, from the coding sequence ATGTCGAGGCCGCAACCGCTCGGGATCTCGCGTCGGGCGCTCCTCCAGAACGCCGCCTGCGGATTCGGGTATCTCGCCTTCGCCGGGCTCGCCGCGCAGGCCGCCGAGGCCGAGGCGAAGGCGAACCCGCTCGCCCCGAAGCCGCCGCATCTGCCGGCGCGGGCCAAGCGGGTCATCTTCATGTTCATGCACGGCGGGCCGAGCCAGGTCGACACGTTCGACTACAAGCCCGACCTCGCGAAGTATTCGGGCGAGCCGGCCCCCTGGGTCAAGCGGCCGGCCCGGCTCCGCCCGACCCCCTGGCGGTTCGCCCGGCACGGCGAGTGCGGCCGGTGGGTCTCGGAGCTCTTCCCGAACGTCGCCCGGCATGCGGACGACCTCTGCGTCATCAACAGCATGCACACCGAAGGCCGCTCCCACGGCGAGGCGGCGCTGCGGCTGCACACGGGCACCGCCAGCTTCGTCCGGCCGTCGCTCGGGTCGTGGGTGACCTACGGGCTCGGGACCGAGAACGGCAACCTGCCGGGCTTCGTCACGATCGCCCCGCCGCGAGGGCACGGCGGCGTGCAGAACTACTCCAGCGCCTTCCTGCCGGCGATCTACCAGGGGACGGCGATCGGCACGGCCGACGTCCCCGTGAACGGGGCGACGATCCCCTTCCTCGCCAACGCCGAGACGCCCCGGGCGCGGCAGCGGCGACAGCTCGACCTGATCCAGCAGCTGAACCGGACACACCTCGAGCGGTCGGAGGGCGACGCCCAGATCGAGGGGATGGTGCAGTCGTACGAGCTCGCCTTCCGCATGCAGTCGGCGGCGCCGGGCGTGCTCGACCTGGCCGGGGAGACGGAGGCGACGCGGCGGCTGTACGGCGTCGGCACGCCGGAGACCGACGACTTCGGCCGCCAGTGCCTCCTGGCCCGTCGCTTCACCGAGGCCGGGGTCCGCTTCGTCCAGATCTCCACCGGCTACCTCTGGGACCAGCACGACAAGCTGGTGAGCGGGCACGAGAAGATCGCCCGGGCGGTCGACCTGCCGATCGCCGGCCTGCTCGCCGACCTCAAGGCGCGCGGACTGCTGGACGACACGCTGGTCTTCTGGGGCGCCGAGTTCGGGCGGACGCCCTACACCGAGGGGGTGGACGGCCGCGACCACAACCCCGAGGGATACTCGGTCTGGCTCGCCGGCGGCGGCGTGAAGGGGGGCGTCGCGCACGGCCGGACCGACGAGTTCGGCTTCGCGGCGGTCGAGGACAAGGTCCACTACCACGACCTGCACGCCACCATCCTGCACCTGCTCGGCCTGGACCACGAGCGGCTGACCTACCGCTACTCCGGCCGCGACTTCCGCCTGACCGACGTCTACGGCCGGGTGGTTCGCGAGATCCTCGCGTGA
- a CDS encoding RDD family protein: protein MNDHRTPLAQRVLTVRTPENIELSYALAGPGSRAAAYLIDFFAMAVAGQLGVNLVVSGVAVLLSGLGEDGKQWAAAIAVLMVFALYNGYFILFEWLWNGQTPGKRMLHVRVIRQGGYALRLFDTLLRNLLRAVDFLPFFYGVGLVSLLLTRDSQRLGDLVAGTLVVYQEPVETDSLLPDLSSDSEAEPPLPAAALAAVPSEVVGLVGIYLRSREEMVPRPRQEIAAELAELVRESSGLEPRTGQGLEGFLASIVRQVEPGPPWSYPPPEEAGLPS from the coding sequence ATGAACGATCATCGAACGCCTCTGGCCCAACGCGTGCTGACGGTCCGCACCCCGGAGAACATCGAGCTGTCTTACGCCTTGGCGGGCCCGGGGAGCCGCGCCGCGGCCTACCTCATCGACTTCTTCGCCATGGCCGTCGCCGGCCAGCTCGGCGTCAACCTGGTCGTGAGCGGGGTGGCGGTCCTGCTCAGCGGCCTGGGAGAGGACGGCAAGCAATGGGCCGCCGCGATCGCCGTCCTGATGGTCTTCGCCCTCTACAACGGCTACTTCATCCTCTTCGAGTGGCTCTGGAACGGCCAGACGCCCGGCAAGCGGATGCTGCACGTCCGGGTGATCCGGCAGGGCGGCTACGCGCTCCGCCTCTTCGACACGCTGCTGCGCAACCTGCTCCGGGCGGTCGACTTCCTGCCGTTCTTCTACGGCGTCGGGCTGGTCAGCCTGCTGCTGACGCGCGACAGCCAGCGGCTGGGCGACCTGGTCGCCGGCACCCTCGTCGTCTACCAGGAGCCGGTCGAGACCGACTCGCTCCTGCCGGACCTGTCCTCCGATTCGGAGGCGGAGCCCCCGCTGCCGGCCGCGGCGCTCGCGGCGGTGCCGAGCGAGGTGGTCGGGCTCGTGGGGATCTACCTGCGGTCGAGGGAAGAGATGGTCCCTCGGCCCCGGCAGGAGATCGCCGCCGAGCTCGCCGAGCTGGTCCGCGAGTCGAGCGGCCTCGAGCCCCGCACCGGGCAGGGGCTCGAGGGCTTCCTCGCCTCGATCGTCAGGCAAGTCGAGCCAGGTCCTCCATGGTCGTACCCACCTCCCGAGGAGGCTGGACTCCCTTCTTGA
- a CDS encoding DUF4129 domain-containing protein, whose translation MPASPRRPASPASTGFLGAAFAVPEPSDPVRLAREVMQDVDFWWKRLEPGTTPEAPWLGKVAIAVLDALARCWDLVRGVIGAIFRLLFGRVVGESSGGTILVWLLAAAILAWTAWKLVQFFVRRADRDAPLAGPGAVSSETLAAASDLREQAMRALDASRHADAIRLALLAMIAALEQRGLLRYDATRTNREYRAELRPRPELAERFSRLARIYERAWYGREPAGREQAEESIRLCAAPIDGEAFGLG comes from the coding sequence ATGCCGGCTTCGCCCCGGAGACCTGCGAGCCCGGCTTCGACGGGCTTCCTGGGCGCGGCCTTCGCCGTGCCAGAGCCGAGCGACCCCGTCCGCCTCGCCCGGGAGGTCATGCAGGACGTCGACTTCTGGTGGAAGCGCCTGGAGCCCGGGACGACGCCGGAGGCTCCCTGGCTCGGGAAGGTCGCGATCGCGGTCCTGGACGCCCTCGCCCGATGTTGGGACCTCGTGCGGGGCGTGATCGGCGCGATCTTCCGCCTGCTCTTCGGCCGCGTCGTCGGCGAATCGTCGGGGGGTACGATCCTCGTCTGGCTCCTCGCCGCGGCGATCCTCGCCTGGACGGCGTGGAAGCTCGTCCAGTTCTTCGTGCGGCGGGCCGACCGCGACGCCCCGCTCGCCGGACCCGGCGCCGTCTCGTCGGAAACCCTCGCCGCAGCTTCCGACCTCCGCGAGCAGGCCATGCGGGCCCTGGACGCAAGCCGCCACGCGGATGCGATCCGCCTGGCCCTGCTGGCGATGATCGCCGCATTGGAGCAGCGGGGCCTGCTCCGCTACGACGCGACCCGCACCAACCGCGAATACCGCGCGGAGCTGCGCCCTCGCCCCGAGTTGGCCGAGCGATTCAGCCGCCTCGCGCGGATCTATGAACGGGCCTGGTACGGCCGAGAACCGGCCGGCCGCGAGCAGGCGGAAGAGTCGATCCGCCTCTGCGCTGCGCCGATCGATGGGGAGGCTTTCGGCCTTGGATGA
- a CDS encoding RDD family protein, translated as MSQAVEQPVQKAEIDPYEIGWYIESADEETYGPVSRDTLSRWILDATITPNTLVRHCTQPEAKPLADQPGLRDRLPLDQVKAGVGDRLEGAWPRKSRERLALAEGSAPCARHNRPATLVCVRCHAPYCDKCRMKPFKRAYFLCRRCQSSHYNRRAGALILDTVLLVYIPIFAIALGVAAIGMEPDRAALFINLASLLLFVLILLRDSLFGGASPGKRAVGLRVVRSADGVSPLTNGQGVVRWLSQFIPFFNLYDVLVPYRDPLFRRIGDRWAKTRVLDSPSKLAKVRADVARRLLKKGVQPPREVGTTMEDLARLA; from the coding sequence ATGAGTCAGGCCGTCGAACAACCCGTGCAGAAGGCCGAAATCGACCCCTACGAGATCGGCTGGTACATCGAATCGGCCGACGAGGAGACCTACGGGCCGGTCTCCCGGGACACCTTGAGCCGCTGGATCCTGGATGCGACCATAACCCCGAACACGCTGGTCCGCCATTGCACCCAGCCCGAGGCCAAGCCGCTGGCCGACCAGCCCGGGCTCCGGGACCGGCTCCCCCTCGATCAGGTGAAGGCCGGCGTCGGCGACCGCCTGGAAGGGGCCTGGCCCCGCAAGAGTCGGGAGCGTTTGGCGTTGGCGGAAGGCTCCGCCCCGTGCGCCCGGCACAACCGGCCGGCGACGCTCGTCTGCGTCCGCTGCCACGCTCCCTATTGCGACAAGTGCCGGATGAAGCCCTTCAAGAGGGCCTACTTCCTGTGCCGACGCTGCCAGTCGAGCCACTACAACCGGCGGGCGGGCGCCCTGATCCTGGACACGGTCCTCCTCGTCTACATCCCGATTTTCGCCATTGCGTTGGGGGTGGCCGCCATCGGGATGGAACCGGATCGGGCGGCGTTGTTCATCAACCTGGCGTCCCTGCTCCTGTTCGTGCTGATCCTCCTGCGGGATTCGCTCTTCGGCGGGGCCAGCCCGGGCAAGCGCGCCGTGGGCCTTCGGGTGGTGCGGTCCGCCGACGGCGTCTCGCCGCTGACGAACGGACAAGGTGTCGTCCGCTGGTTGAGCCAGTTCATCCCATTCTTCAACCTGTACGACGTGCTGGTCCCGTATCGCGATCCCTTGTTTCGCAGGATCGGCGACCGTTGGGCGAAGACCCGCGTGTTGGACTCGCCGTCGAAGCTCGCCAAGGTCCGCGCCGACGTCGCCCGCAGGCTCCTCAAGAAGGGAGTCCAGCCTCCTCGGGAGGTGGGTACGACCATGGAGGACCTGGCTCGACTTGCCTGA
- a CDS encoding DUF4350 domain-containing protein encodes MDDSKRRGWLLPAILAASVLALASLGERLKVSYRTPLSGCAYDNGTGGASGLYRWCARMGLPATLLEVPIAEASETLPSPSGNVVITMGDGPWSPADETMEPEGWRPIRDWLERGNSLIVVTGAPRDLPEPLRKDLFSDKLREVDPAVSALPNAASTLLGRSVDDRPETVESSVTDDGSLTIEREGPRWASAGGDERSRSVPVQLAGDARGGVLYRIPVGLGSCYVLLDPFAWANAGLDSGENARVLAAILGREIGGGSLAIDEYRHGHGRAESFLTYLLGLPGAPAFLWLALAWALLYYYGRNVRLRPAERYEGPERRTAQEYIDAVAQLHERARAAPLAVEAVAARLRHLVSASGGHDPSAAALLEAADAYVRSGSRPAAPREAVRLVAGLVQLRKRLYGTRTVS; translated from the coding sequence TTGGATGACTCGAAGCGGCGAGGCTGGCTCTTGCCGGCGATCCTGGCGGCGAGCGTGCTCGCCCTGGCGTCCCTCGGGGAGCGGCTCAAGGTCTCGTACCGGACGCCCCTCTCCGGATGCGCCTACGACAACGGGACGGGCGGTGCCTCGGGCCTTTACCGCTGGTGCGCGCGTATGGGCCTTCCGGCGACGTTGCTGGAAGTCCCGATCGCCGAGGCTTCCGAGACCCTGCCCTCGCCGTCGGGGAACGTCGTCATCACCATGGGCGACGGCCCCTGGTCGCCGGCGGATGAGACGATGGAGCCCGAAGGCTGGCGGCCGATCCGCGACTGGCTGGAGCGTGGCAACTCCCTGATCGTCGTGACCGGGGCCCCCCGCGACCTGCCGGAGCCGCTCAGGAAGGACCTTTTTTCCGACAAGCTCCGCGAGGTTGACCCCGCCGTGTCGGCACTCCCGAACGCGGCCTCGACCCTCCTGGGCCGCTCGGTGGACGACCGCCCCGAAACGGTCGAGAGCTCGGTGACCGACGACGGCTCGCTCACCATCGAACGCGAGGGCCCTCGCTGGGCGTCGGCCGGCGGGGACGAGCGTTCTCGGTCGGTCCCCGTGCAGCTCGCGGGCGACGCCCGCGGCGGCGTGCTGTACCGCATCCCCGTCGGCCTCGGTTCGTGCTACGTCCTGCTCGACCCGTTCGCATGGGCCAACGCCGGGCTCGACTCGGGCGAGAACGCGAGGGTGTTGGCGGCGATCCTCGGCCGGGAGATCGGCGGCGGGAGTCTGGCGATCGACGAGTATCGCCACGGTCACGGACGGGCCGAGTCGTTCCTCACGTACCTGCTCGGCCTGCCCGGAGCCCCGGCGTTCTTGTGGCTTGCACTGGCCTGGGCGCTCCTGTACTACTATGGCCGAAACGTCCGACTCAGGCCGGCCGAAAGGTATGAAGGGCCGGAGCGGAGGACGGCTCAGGAGTACATCGACGCGGTCGCGCAGCTCCACGAGCGGGCGAGGGCCGCGCCGCTCGCCGTCGAGGCCGTGGCCGCGAGACTTCGCCACCTCGTCAGCGCCTCGGGCGGCCACGACCCCTCCGCCGCGGCGCTCCTCGAGGCCGCCGACGCCTACGTCAGGTCCGGAAGTCGCCCCGCGGCCCCGCGCGAGGCCGTCCGTCTGGTGGCGGGGCTCGTCCAATTAAGAAAGCGACTCTATGGAACTCGAACGGTTTCATGA
- a CDS encoding PEP-CTERM sorting domain-containing protein (PEP-CTERM proteins occur, often in large numbers, in the proteomes of bacteria that also encode an exosortase, a predicted intramembrane cysteine proteinase. The presence of a PEP-CTERM domain at a protein's C-terminus predicts cleavage within the sorting domain, followed by covalent anchoring to some some component of the (usually Gram-negative) cell surface. Many PEP-CTERM proteins exhibit an unusual sequence composition that includes large numbers of potential glycosylation sites. Expression of one such protein has been shown restore the ability of a bacterium to form floc, a type of biofilm.) encodes MRKWRLRRLAGLALAGIAAWASAPPARAESSLALTFAGGSMNRTSSNLMAGWRFALDRTIDVDGLGVWDYLGDGLAQDHLVGIWTDDGRILGSGHVKAGTADPLEDGFRMVCTPTITLAKGSTYRIAAFYDLDNTDALITVNAAATAAPGISFLGRAFELYSGGFAFPSGINDLAPAGNFGPMFRFRSSSAVPEPAGLLLLPIGGGGAFLLRRKFLARSL; translated from the coding sequence ATGCGCAAATGGCGGCTCAGGCGGCTGGCGGGGCTCGCGCTGGCGGGGATTGCGGCGTGGGCGTCCGCTCCCCCCGCCCGAGCGGAATCATCCCTGGCCTTGACGTTCGCCGGCGGGTCGATGAACAGGACTTCCAGCAATCTCATGGCCGGGTGGCGCTTCGCGCTCGATCGGACGATCGACGTGGACGGGCTGGGGGTGTGGGACTATCTCGGAGACGGCCTGGCGCAGGACCACCTGGTAGGGATCTGGACCGACGACGGGAGGATCCTCGGGTCCGGACACGTCAAAGCCGGGACGGCCGATCCCCTCGAAGACGGCTTCCGCATGGTCTGCACGCCGACCATCACCCTCGCCAAGGGCTCGACGTACCGCATCGCAGCGTTCTACGACCTCGACAACACGGACGCCCTGATCACGGTCAACGCCGCTGCGACCGCCGCGCCCGGGATCTCGTTCCTGGGCAGGGCGTTCGAGTTGTACTCCGGCGGCTTCGCTTTCCCCAGCGGGATCAACGACCTGGCCCCCGCCGGGAATTTCGGCCCGATGTTCCGCTTTCGAAGCTCATCGGCCGTGCCGGAACCAGCCGGCCTTCTCCTGCTGCCGATCGGTGGAGGCGGGGCGTTCCTCCTTCGCCGGAAATTTCTCGCCAGGAGCCTCTAG
- a CDS encoding AAA family ATPase, which yields MELERFHEHAMRLKDGLRRVFFGQDDVVEQLLATVYAGGHVLLEGVPGLGKTLLAKGLARLFDAEFQRIQFTPDMMPADILGTEVYQLASQSFELRKGPVFTTILLADEINRSPPKTQAGLLEVMEERAVSLGVQSYALPPLFTVLATQNPVEYEGTYPLPEAQVDRFMSKILLRYPSLDEELQILRAYDAGQDLHRATQAELTPVTNPEEVLAVRRGLVGIKVAPEVLRYLGEVVRATRTSPQIQVGASPRAAVHLLLMTKARAAMEGREFATPDDVKAVAPAVLRHRLLLTPEAQVAAETPDRVLARTLGQVEVPR from the coding sequence ATGGAACTCGAACGGTTTCATGAACACGCCATGCGCCTGAAGGACGGCCTGCGAAGGGTCTTCTTCGGCCAGGACGACGTGGTGGAGCAACTCCTGGCCACGGTCTACGCCGGAGGCCACGTCCTGCTCGAAGGTGTCCCCGGACTGGGCAAGACCCTGCTGGCGAAGGGGCTGGCGAGGCTCTTCGACGCAGAGTTTCAGCGCATCCAATTCACGCCGGACATGATGCCGGCCGACATCCTGGGCACCGAGGTCTACCAGCTTGCGTCCCAATCATTCGAACTGCGCAAGGGCCCGGTCTTCACGACGATCCTGCTCGCCGACGAGATCAACCGCTCGCCGCCGAAGACCCAGGCCGGATTGCTGGAAGTGATGGAGGAGCGAGCGGTGTCGCTCGGCGTCCAGAGCTACGCGCTGCCGCCGCTGTTTACGGTGCTGGCGACCCAGAACCCGGTCGAGTACGAGGGGACGTATCCCCTGCCGGAAGCCCAGGTCGACCGCTTCATGAGCAAGATCCTGCTCCGTTACCCGAGCCTCGACGAGGAGCTGCAAATCCTCCGGGCGTACGACGCCGGCCAGGATCTGCACCGCGCGACGCAGGCCGAGCTGACCCCGGTGACGAACCCGGAGGAGGTGCTGGCCGTCCGCCGCGGGTTGGTGGGGATCAAGGTCGCGCCGGAGGTCCTGCGCTACCTGGGCGAGGTCGTTCGTGCGACCCGGACCTCGCCTCAGATCCAGGTGGGCGCGAGCCCGCGGGCCGCCGTCCACCTGCTCCTGATGACCAAGGCCCGCGCCGCGATGGAGGGCCGCGAGTTCGCGACGCCCGACGACGTGAAGGCGGTGGCCCCGGCCGTCCTCCGGCACCGGCTGCTCCTCACGCCCGAGGCCCAGGTGGCGGCCGAGACGCCCGACCGTGTCCTGGCTCGGACCCTGGGCCAGGTGGAGGTGCCGCGTTAG
- a CDS encoding glycosyltransferase: MHVLFVHQNRPAQFGHVARRLVRDHGFRCTFLSQRPSGVDQGVEMIQYHLKGGATNHNHYCTRSFENAVGHAHAVYEACKAAADLRPDLIVGHSGFGSTLFLRELWDAPIVNYFEYYYRPHGSDLDFRPDAPPAELDVLRSHCRNAMILLDLQNCAAGYSPTRWQRSLFPAEYQGKIRAIFDGVDLDLWRRRDGLPRAINGRAVPPGTRIVTYVSRGFESMRGFDVFMKVARRVYLERPDVLFVVVGSDRVAYGGDMRRIQAKTFRQHVLEQDDYDMSKFVFTGTMPSDDLARTLSMGDAHVYLTVPFVLSWSLFNAMACGAVVVGSDTGPVRELVRHEETGLLADFFDVDGLARQVLRVLDDPAGHRRLGEAARRRIEEEYSLDRILPQLLDLYDATLGRAEAGQRPMRADDPAVLPSPRAASVSP; this comes from the coding sequence ATGCACGTCTTGTTCGTCCACCAGAACCGCCCCGCCCAGTTCGGGCACGTCGCCCGTCGGCTGGTGCGGGACCACGGCTTCCGCTGCACCTTCCTGTCGCAACGCCCCTCCGGCGTCGATCAGGGCGTGGAGATGATCCAATATCACCTCAAGGGGGGCGCCACCAATCACAACCATTACTGCACGCGGAGCTTCGAGAACGCCGTCGGCCACGCCCACGCGGTCTACGAGGCGTGCAAGGCGGCCGCCGACCTCCGCCCCGACCTGATCGTCGGCCATAGCGGCTTCGGCTCCACCCTCTTCCTCCGCGAGCTGTGGGACGCCCCGATCGTCAACTACTTCGAATACTACTATCGGCCCCACGGCAGCGACCTGGACTTCCGCCCCGACGCCCCGCCCGCCGAACTGGACGTCCTCCGATCGCACTGCCGCAACGCCATGATCCTGCTCGACCTCCAGAACTGCGCGGCGGGCTACAGCCCCACACGATGGCAGCGGAGCCTGTTCCCCGCCGAATACCAGGGAAAGATCCGGGCGATCTTCGACGGCGTCGACCTCGACCTCTGGCGTCGGCGCGACGGCCTCCCGCGCGCAATCAACGGCCGGGCCGTCCCCCCGGGGACCCGGATCGTCACCTACGTCTCGCGCGGCTTCGAGTCGATGCGCGGGTTCGACGTCTTCATGAAGGTCGCCAGGCGCGTCTACCTCGAACGGCCCGACGTCCTGTTCGTCGTCGTCGGCAGCGACCGCGTGGCCTACGGCGGCGACATGCGACGGATCCAGGCCAAGACGTTCCGCCAGCACGTGCTGGAACAGGACGACTATGACATGTCGAAATTCGTCTTCACCGGGACCATGCCGTCGGACGACCTGGCGCGGACCCTGTCGATGGGCGACGCCCACGTCTACCTGACCGTGCCGTTCGTGCTGTCCTGGTCGTTGTTCAACGCCATGGCCTGCGGGGCCGTGGTGGTGGGCTCGGACACGGGGCCGGTCCGCGAGCTGGTGCGACACGAGGAGACGGGCCTGCTCGCCGACTTCTTCGACGTCGACGGCCTGGCCCGCCAGGTGTTGCGCGTGCTCGACGACCCGGCCGGACACCGTCGGCTGGGCGAGGCGGCCCGACGCCGGATCGAGGAGGAGTACTCCCTCGACCGCATCCTGCCCCAGTTGCTCGATCTGTACGACGCCACCCTGGGACGCGCCGAGGCCGGTCAAAGGCCGATGCGGGCGGATGATCCGGCCGTCCTCCCGTCGCCCCGAGCGGCTTCCGTATCCCCCTGA
- a CDS encoding DUF58 domain-containing protein, with translation MIIPTRRMMWLAATPLVAILISRGDPAGVGAAWALAGLLLAAMIVDGLVARRLPIRLTRRAPDQLHVDQPDSVSLTVENRANAPVRLLLSDRPPEGSRAIPAVLAVQAPPRSRTAHDYELIPTRRGPTAFGDLDYRVLGPMGLAWAQKRLPARHEVRCMPRFANARAAELAERRALLRQAGSHRFRWRGTGTSFESLREYSTQDDIRWVDWKATARLNRPISRNFEVERHQQVMILVDSSRALTTFCGSRTKFDAMLEAAVLLTRTALGQGDDLGLMVFADQIDLYLHPRREQTQLNAVVEGLYARQPRLVEPNFELALTLAAKRTSRRTLCILLTDVTVIEAARRMLLYSKVLTQRHRFLVVTIADETLEENELREPRDAEELYRVGVAAGLMQERTVLLEELRRSGVEVLDSRADQVASRAIERYLDLKRRNML, from the coding sequence ATGATCATCCCCACCCGACGAATGATGTGGCTGGCGGCGACCCCGCTCGTCGCGATCCTCATAAGCCGAGGCGATCCGGCGGGGGTCGGCGCCGCGTGGGCGCTCGCGGGGCTGCTCCTGGCGGCCATGATCGTGGACGGCCTGGTCGCCCGCCGCCTCCCGATCCGCCTGACCCGCCGCGCGCCGGACCAGCTCCACGTCGATCAGCCCGACAGCGTGTCCTTGACGGTCGAGAACCGCGCCAACGCCCCGGTCCGGCTCCTCCTCTCGGATCGTCCGCCCGAGGGTTCTCGAGCGATCCCGGCCGTGCTCGCGGTGCAGGCCCCGCCCCGCTCTCGCACGGCCCATGACTACGAGCTGATCCCCACCCGTCGCGGCCCGACCGCGTTCGGGGACCTGGATTACCGCGTCCTCGGCCCGATGGGGCTCGCCTGGGCGCAGAAGCGCCTTCCGGCCCGCCACGAGGTCCGCTGCATGCCCCGCTTCGCCAACGCCCGGGCCGCCGAGCTGGCCGAGCGTCGTGCCCTGCTGAGGCAGGCCGGAAGCCATCGATTCCGCTGGCGCGGCACCGGCACGTCCTTCGAGTCGCTGCGCGAATACAGCACTCAGGACGACATCCGCTGGGTCGACTGGAAGGCGACCGCCCGGCTCAACCGGCCGATCAGCCGCAACTTCGAGGTCGAGCGTCACCAGCAGGTGATGATCCTCGTCGATTCCAGCCGCGCGCTGACGACCTTCTGCGGCAGCCGGACGAAATTCGACGCGATGCTGGAGGCGGCCGTCCTGCTCACGCGCACCGCCCTGGGGCAGGGGGACGATCTGGGCCTCATGGTCTTCGCCGACCAGATCGACCTGTATCTCCACCCCCGCCGAGAACAAACCCAATTGAACGCGGTGGTCGAAGGGCTCTACGCGAGACAACCCCGCCTGGTCGAGCCGAACTTCGAGCTCGCCCTGACCCTCGCCGCCAAGCGCACCTCGCGCAGGACGCTCTGCATCCTCCTGACCGACGTCACGGTCATCGAGGCGGCCCGCCGCATGCTGCTCTACTCCAAGGTGCTGACCCAGCGCCACCGGTTCCTCGTCGTGACGATCGCCGACGAGACCCTCGAAGAAAACGAGCTGCGTGAGCCTCGCGACGCCGAGGAGCTCTACCGCGTGGGCGTAGCGGCCGGCCTCATGCAGGAGCGTACCGTGCTCCTGGAGGAGCTTCGCCGATCGGGAGTCGAGGTGCTGGATTCGCGAGCCGATCAGGTCGCCTCCCGCGCCATCGAGCGATATCTCGACCTCAAGCGCCGCAACATGCTCTAG
- a CDS encoding stage II sporulation protein M has protein sequence MIVHEFIRSRRDSWARLQAFLEQVRRLTLARVPLEAFREGSSLYREAVADLAYARMQFPDHPVAKELGRLVGLAHSILYQSGRPRSSNWMDFWRRDWPASVRAASGPILLATAVFWAAAVVGFVLTAQNPALERFFISESMRDAIAAKRLWTESLAKTAPNSGANIAVNNISVSLLAWALGVSFGVGTAWLVVFNGVMLGAIAAACLRAGMLGPLAEFVVGHGSLELPAIWISAGAGLLMADAMLFPGRYGRRDELRLRGRASVKIMVGVVPLLLVAGAIEAFISPSDAPGAYKALLGLGLGLSLLAYIMIGGASQRGEDAVDEFSSPRLEGRGPGAA, from the coding sequence ATGATCGTTCATGAGTTCATCCGCTCGCGTAGAGATTCATGGGCCCGGCTCCAGGCGTTCCTGGAGCAGGTCCGCCGCCTGACCCTGGCTCGGGTGCCGCTCGAGGCCTTCCGCGAGGGGAGTTCGCTGTACCGGGAGGCCGTCGCGGACCTGGCGTACGCCCGCATGCAGTTCCCCGACCATCCCGTCGCCAAGGAGCTAGGCCGCCTCGTCGGCCTGGCTCACAGCATCCTCTATCAATCGGGGCGGCCCAGGTCAAGCAATTGGATGGACTTCTGGCGACGGGACTGGCCCGCGAGCGTCCGGGCCGCCTCCGGGCCGATCCTCCTGGCCACGGCCGTCTTCTGGGCCGCCGCGGTCGTGGGGTTCGTCCTCACGGCGCAGAACCCCGCGCTAGAGCGGTTCTTCATCAGCGAGTCGATGCGCGACGCCATCGCCGCGAAACGGCTCTGGACCGAATCGCTGGCGAAGACCGCGCCGAACTCCGGCGCGAACATCGCCGTGAACAACATCAGCGTCTCGCTCCTCGCCTGGGCGCTGGGCGTCTCTTTCGGCGTCGGCACGGCCTGGCTCGTGGTTTTCAACGGGGTGATGCTCGGCGCCATCGCGGCGGCCTGCCTGCGGGCGGGTATGCTCGGGCCGCTCGCCGAATTCGTGGTCGGCCACGGATCTCTGGAACTGCCCGCCATCTGGATCAGCGCCGGTGCCGGGCTGCTGATGGCAGACGCCATGCTCTTTCCCGGCCGCTACGGCCGGCGCGACGAGCTTCGGCTGAGGGGGCGGGCCTCCGTCAAGATCATGGTCGGGGTCGTCCCGCTGCTCCTGGTCGCCGGCGCGATCGAGGCGTTCATCTCACCCAGCGACGCTCCGGGAGCCTACAAGGCCCTCCTCGGCCTCGGCCTCGGCCTCTCCTTGCTGGCCTATATCATGATCGGCGGGGCTTCGCAGCGAGGCGAGGACGCGGTCGACGAATTCTCCTCGCCTCGCCTCGAGGGCCGTGGCCCCGGGGCGGCCTGA